A genomic window from Nomascus leucogenys isolate Asia chromosome 10, Asia_NLE_v1, whole genome shotgun sequence includes:
- the ACP5 gene encoding tartrate-resistant acid phosphatase type 5: MDMWMALLILQALLLPSLADGATPALRFVAVGDWGGVPNAPFHTAREMANAKEIARTVQILGADFILSLGDNFYFTGVQDVNDKRFQETFEDVFSDRSLRKVPWYVLAGNHDHLGNVSAQIAYSKISKRWNFPSPFYRLHFKIPRTNVSVAIFMLDTVTLCGNSDDFLSQQPERPRDVKLARTQLSWLKKQLAAAREDYVLVAGHYPVWSIAEHGPTHCLVKQLRPLLATYGVTAYLCGHDHNLQYLQDENGVGYVLSGAGNFMDPSKRHQRKVPNGYLRFHYGTEDSLGGFAYVEISSKEMTVTYIEASGKSLFKTSLPRRARP; the protein is encoded by the exons ATGGACATGTGGATGGCGCTGCTCATCCTGCAAGCCTTGTTGCTACCCTCCTTGGCTGATGGTGCCACCCCTGCCCTGCGCTTTGTAGCCGTGGGTGACTGGGGAGGGGTCCCCAATGCCCCATTCCACACGGCCCGGGAAATGGCCAACGCCAAGGAGATCGCTCGGACTGTGCAGATCCTGGGTGCAGACTTCATCCTGTCTCTAGGGGACAATTTTTACTTCACTGGTGTGCAAGACGTCAATGACAAGAGGTTCCAG GAGACCTTTGAGGACGTATTCTCTGACCGTTCCCTTCGCAAAGTGCCCTGGTATGTGCTGGCCGGAAACCATGACCACCTTGGCAACGTCTCTGCCCAGATTGCATACTCTAAGATCTCCAAGCGCTG GAACTTCCCCAGCCCTTTCTACCGCCTGCACTTCAAGATCCCACGGACCAATGTGTCTGTGGCCATTTTTATGCTGGACACAGTGACGCTATGTGGCAACTCCGATGACTTCCTCAGCCAGCAGCCTGAGAGGCCCCGAGACGTGAAGCTGGCCCGCACACAGCTGTCCTGGCTCAAGAAACAGCTGGCGGCAGCCAGAGAGGACTACGTGCTGGTGGCTGGCCACTACCCCGTGTGGTCCATAGCTGAGCATGGGCCTACCCACTGCCTGGTCAAGCAGCTACGGCCACTGCTGGCCACATACGGGGTCACCGCCTACCTGTGCGGCCACGATCACAATCTGCAG TACCTGCAAGATGAGAACGGCGTGGGCTATGTGCTGAGTGGGGCTGGGAATTTCATGGACCCCTCGAAGCGGCACCAGCGCAAGGTCCCCAACGGCTATCTGCGCTTCCACTATGGGACTGAAGACTCACTGGGTGGCTTTGCCTATGTGGAGATCAGCTCCAAAGAGATGACTGTCACTTACATCGAGGCCTCGGGCAAGTCCCTCTTTAAGACCAGCCTGCCGAGGCGAGCCAGGCCCTGA